From Sulfuracidifex tepidarius, one genomic window encodes:
- a CDS encoding mandelate racemase/muconate lactonizing enzyme family protein: MKISEIEPIVLSSKEKGAATWASSMILVKVVTNNGLVGYGEAVPTLRVISVFNAIKQVSKAYVGKEVEDVEKNYHEWYKQDFYLSRSFESATSVSAIDIASWDILGKEFGAPLYKLLGGKVRDRVPVYANGWYSDCVTPLDFAERSKEVHARGYNAMKFDPFGNYFNWIDEKGLRESEERVKAVREALGEDAGVLIEHHGRFNSKSSQLIAKRLEKYNPLFMEEPVHHEDVDGLREYRSRTKVRVALGERLVSLKEAYFYVSEGLVDVLQPDITNIGGVTVAKKVVDVAEARDVEIAFHNAFGPVQNAVSVQLSSTVNNLLSLENFYDWFPQWKRDLVYNATPVEGGHVKVPEKPGIGVEVNEKLVDELKTSPEALEVKEEPVWVVGGTWKGYLK, translated from the coding sequence ATGAAGATCTCGGAAATTGAACCAATAGTTTTATCCTCGAAGGAGAAAGGTGCGGCAACGTGGGCTTCTTCCATGATATTGGTGAAGGTAGTTACTAACAACGGACTCGTAGGATACGGTGAGGCAGTCCCTACCCTGAGAGTAATATCTGTGTTTAACGCGATAAAACAAGTCTCCAAGGCCTATGTAGGAAAGGAGGTAGAGGACGTGGAAAAGAACTACCACGAGTGGTACAAACAGGACTTCTATCTTTCCAGGTCTTTCGAGTCAGCTACGTCGGTGAGCGCTATAGATATAGCTTCATGGGACATCCTGGGAAAGGAGTTCGGAGCCCCTCTATATAAACTCCTGGGAGGTAAGGTCAGGGACAGGGTTCCGGTCTACGCTAATGGGTGGTACAGCGATTGCGTGACTCCGTTGGACTTCGCCGAGAGGTCGAAGGAGGTACACGCTCGTGGGTACAACGCGATGAAGTTTGATCCTTTCGGGAACTACTTCAACTGGATAGACGAGAAGGGCTTGAGGGAAAGCGAGGAGAGGGTGAAGGCAGTAAGAGAGGCATTGGGTGAGGACGCTGGAGTCCTCATCGAGCACCACGGTAGGTTCAACTCTAAGTCCTCTCAGCTGATAGCGAAAAGGTTAGAGAAGTATAACCCCCTTTTCATGGAGGAACCCGTACACCACGAGGACGTGGATGGACTGAGGGAATATAGATCAAGGACTAAAGTGAGGGTTGCCCTAGGAGAGAGGCTGGTGAGCCTGAAGGAGGCTTACTTCTACGTTAGTGAAGGGCTGGTTGACGTGCTTCAGCCTGACATAACTAACATAGGTGGGGTTACCGTAGCTAAGAAGGTAGTAGATGTGGCGGAAGCTAGAGACGTGGAGATAGCTTTCCATAACGCCTTCGGGCCTGTACAGAACGCTGTGTCTGTCCAGCTCTCATCTACCGTGAATAACTTACTCTCCCTCGAGAACTTCTACGACTGGTTCCCGCAGTGGAAGAGGGACCTAGTGTACAACGCTACCCCCGTGGAAGGAGGGCATGTAAAGGTGCCGGAGAAACCTGGGATAGGCGTGGAGGTTAACGAGAAGCTCGTTGACGAACTGAAGACGAGTCCTGAAGCCCTCGAGGTCAAGGAAGAACCAGTCTGGGTAGTAGGCGGGACATGGAAGGGATACCTGAAGTGA
- a CDS encoding bifunctional 2-dehydro-3-deoxy-phosphogluconate/2-dehydro-3-deoxy-6-phosphogalactonate aldolase, with translation MEGIPEVMKMAEIIVPVLTPFNDGKINIELLKEHTSSLLKAGVDRIFVNGTTGMGPALSPGEKETNLKAVLEVTDKVIFQVGSLNMGEVKSLAREGKELGVKTIASYAPYYFTGLPKSLIVRYFKEICGEHDEVYLYNYPSAVGKDVDAETVKEIGCLKGVKDTNDSINHSLQYKRVNPGMKVFNGADTLVMTSIATGLDGTVSAAANFVPEVLVEIRRKVSEGKVGEAMKLQFMVDELVSLAKGYGYIPSIYVLVKGIRGYDVGNPRPPLFPLGDVERKELLDKAIKIMEKYNKNEA, from the coding sequence ATGGAAGGGATACCTGAAGTGATGAAAATGGCGGAGATCATTGTGCCCGTCCTTACACCTTTCAATGACGGGAAGATAAACATCGAACTACTAAAGGAGCACACTTCCTCCCTATTGAAGGCTGGAGTTGACAGGATCTTCGTGAACGGGACTACAGGCATGGGCCCTGCCCTATCTCCTGGGGAAAAGGAGACCAACCTTAAGGCAGTGTTGGAGGTCACAGACAAGGTAATCTTCCAAGTCGGAAGTCTCAATATGGGCGAGGTGAAGTCGCTTGCAAGGGAGGGAAAAGAGTTGGGAGTCAAGACGATAGCGTCTTATGCGCCCTACTATTTCACCGGTCTACCCAAGTCCTTGATAGTGAGGTACTTCAAAGAGATATGCGGGGAGCATGATGAGGTCTACCTTTATAATTACCCCTCAGCAGTTGGGAAGGATGTGGACGCGGAGACCGTGAAGGAGATTGGATGCCTCAAGGGGGTTAAGGACACTAACGATTCAATAAACCACAGCCTCCAGTATAAGAGGGTGAACCCTGGGATGAAGGTGTTCAACGGTGCTGACACTTTAGTGATGACCTCGATAGCGACCGGACTGGATGGTACCGTATCCGCAGCGGCAAACTTCGTTCCAGAGGTCTTGGTAGAGATCAGGAGGAAGGTATCTGAAGGTAAAGTAGGCGAGGCAATGAAATTGCAGTTCATGGTAGACGAGCTGGTCTCCTTAGCAAAGGGATATGGGTACATACCGTCGATTTACGTTCTAGTCAAGGGAATTAGAGGCTACGACGTGGGTAACCCTAGGCCGCCATTGTTCCCTCTGGGAGATGTTGAGAGGAAGGAGCTCTTGGATAAGGCTATCAAGATAATGGAGAAGTACAACAAAAATGAAGCTTGA
- a CDS encoding nucleotidyltransferase domain-containing protein produces the protein MSDYLIRRAKEREEAFSRLNEYLSRIKEIATSMDRGARVFLFGSVARGNFKPDSDIDVLVISDILGNSTESKVETIEEIMEKIKNNFFEIHVISSKEYEIWYKKFIDVMIEVQP, from the coding sequence ATGTCTGATTACCTGATCAGGAGGGCAAAGGAAAGGGAAGAGGCGTTCTCGAGACTGAACGAGTACTTGAGCCGAATAAAAGAAATAGCCACGTCCATGGACAGGGGAGCTAGGGTTTTCCTTTTCGGTAGCGTTGCACGTGGTAACTTCAAGCCTGATAGCGACATAGATGTGCTAGTTATATCAGATATCTTAGGCAATAGTACCGAAAGCAAGGTAGAAACTATCGAGGAAATAATGGAGAAAATCAAGAACAACTTTTTTGAAATACATGTAATTTCTAGTAAAGAATATGAAATTTGGTACAAGAAGTTCATCGACGTGATGATCGAGGTTCAGCCCTAG
- a CDS encoding HEPN domain-containing protein has translation MSFLKDRAEEFLDNARYDLSKGYYNLTLFNVEQFIQLYAKYILYLKSGDYPKTHNILDLLKNVQLLYGDRCDIKDFINKNRDFLYVIYFSYTQGRYFGTQFSKEDAERSINVAELFRDIGRCLIT, from the coding sequence ATGAGCTTCCTCAAGGACAGGGCGGAGGAGTTCCTTGACAACGCTAGATACGACCTTAGCAAGGGATACTATAACCTCACCTTGTTTAACGTTGAGCAGTTCATCCAACTATATGCTAAGTATATCCTTTACCTGAAATCAGGGGACTACCCTAAGACGCACAATATCCTAGACTTGTTGAAGAACGTTCAACTCTTATACGGAGATAGGTGTGACATAAAGGATTTTATAAATAAGAATAGAGATTTCCTATACGTCATCTACTTTTCATATACACAAGGCAGGTATTTCGGAACTCAGTTCAGTAAAGAGGACGCAGAAAGGTCTATAAACGTAGCTGAGCTTTTCAGAGATATCGGGAGATGTCTGATTACCTGA
- a CDS encoding MBL fold metallo-hydrolase: MKVWRVKGMSNSYITDDGFVIDAGADQSSILKVAYENSISVKYIMLTHSHVDHVKYLRSIKDTFGCRVVAPELEITSIEGRKEGKMKVKESLIPSIARTIMKGQTAKVDVAVSEGEFEGFTVIHLPGHTPGSIAYLRDGVLFSGDALIEKSGELSLPPSVFTVNMDQARASVMKLERYKIKEIYPGHGNQVEGEKLPEFLETIREKK, from the coding sequence ATGAAAGTATGGCGAGTCAAAGGGATGTCAAACAGCTACATCACAGATGATGGCTTCGTTATAGATGCCGGTGCAGATCAGTCTTCGATTTTGAAAGTTGCGTATGAGAACAGTATTAGTGTGAAATACATCATGCTTACTCACTCACACGTAGATCACGTGAAATACCTGAGAAGTATAAAGGATACCTTTGGTTGTAGAGTAGTAGCTCCCGAACTTGAAATTACTTCTATTGAAGGTAGAAAAGAAGGTAAAATGAAAGTAAAGGAGTCCTTAATTCCATCAATAGCGAGAACCATAATGAAGGGTCAGACAGCGAAAGTGGACGTAGCGGTCTCAGAAGGAGAATTTGAAGGCTTCACTGTAATTCACCTCCCGGGTCATACCCCTGGAAGTATTGCATATCTTAGGGACGGAGTCCTTTTCTCTGGAGACGCATTGATAGAGAAAAGCGGTGAGCTTTCTCTTCCACCATCTGTTTTCACTGTGAACATGGATCAGGCTAGGGCTAGTGTCATGAAGCTAGAGAGATACAAAATAAAGGAAATCTACCCTGGTCATGGAAACCAAGTGGAAGGAGAAAAGTTACCCGAGTTTCTTGAGACAATTAGAGAAAAGAAATAG
- a CDS encoding thermopsin family protease yields the protein MKVVLPLLLIFLIPVLFFVMPSSASSTSSLSIGNAIGISDVGVLNTQSGNISYVFYAPTIAGLVNFYGGDFYTFNGTSYSPEASFQLDGVMQEGSQYYWIQNKPVVENLGNNVFSIQLSDMIWNVTSAHSFMSNQVVGQGTVSYTHGTTVYQYTESRSFLTHVPFTLELFTALSDDGGNAYVLFYYELINSTNIAIGEFDNVTLYGMTQAPLFIAGGTNPSGLNGFEMVASASNDFSTLTVNSWNASMWLGYKYNNEYYTVPSALSNSFGITGNVSSVKGISEVWNNSGNVVEQTAGELSHGFLWNVSVGVRYSNGHVITTVTPGDSQWSVEIKNAQTGATVFSSPVNGSYESFSETLPQGYFIATFQLDAGSSVIYSAQSSFSTVDDASVTVRSVVPYFYENGLSEPSNSTIYVSLPSTISFPTSYPISNGERLFLLYSTVNGNREGDVVNITTPGVYTISTTYVLQYEVGFPFNVSLTSNGEMENFKNGWVDANSSIVVPSQIDYIAPGTRAIVSPINFTAYTPINVSLHYEEQYLVKFPFNLTFYVGNSSYFLNSTWVDRGSSLIIPSQIHYVTEEERYAVDSSKFEVTSPINFTPVYAIQYLVKFPFNLSVSVNGTVMKFSNAWINGSSVVVSSPQQVYIKPGVMYNVSPFSFQVKGPLNYTPSYKVYYYLSVTSSVPAQLNGVNSTVTSGYYMNGTELKVFKVYYVNSGERLVINSNVSSLTLTSPVYVKVTYTKQYYLSLPFNMTFYLNGEKYTGTTLWVNASTSVKVPQQYIYISNVERYNVTGKSFVMNESESVKLPYVVEYLVKVNGNSTWYPAGSTLTLNAPQGFFQTVTWNGTYHEPNGATLKVDQPITENSVTSLNYVNVGIVVAIVVLAIALLVAVFIKRKPKAQ from the coding sequence ATGAAAGTAGTCCTACCCCTTTTATTGATCTTCTTAATTCCCGTGTTGTTCTTCGTGATGCCTTCCTCTGCCTCGTCCACGTCCAGTCTCTCCATAGGTAACGCGATAGGCATATCTGACGTAGGGGTTCTCAACACACAGAGTGGGAACATCTCGTACGTCTTTTACGCCCCTACAATAGCTGGATTAGTAAACTTCTACGGAGGAGATTTTTACACCTTCAACGGAACGTCCTATTCCCCAGAAGCATCGTTCCAGCTTGACGGAGTTATGCAGGAGGGGAGCCAGTATTACTGGATACAGAACAAGCCCGTCGTGGAGAACTTAGGTAACAATGTATTTTCGATACAGCTCTCTGACATGATATGGAACGTGACCAGCGCTCATTCGTTCATGTCGAACCAAGTAGTAGGACAAGGAACGGTTTCTTACACTCACGGAACGACAGTTTACCAATACACTGAAAGCAGATCTTTCTTGACCCACGTTCCTTTCACGCTGGAGCTTTTCACAGCCTTGAGTGACGATGGAGGAAACGCGTATGTGCTCTTCTATTACGAACTGATAAACTCAACTAATATCGCCATAGGTGAATTCGACAACGTCACTCTCTACGGTATGACTCAAGCACCTCTCTTCATAGCTGGAGGGACCAATCCTAGCGGACTGAACGGCTTCGAGATGGTTGCTTCAGCATCTAACGACTTCTCAACCCTCACCGTTAACAGCTGGAACGCTTCCATGTGGTTGGGGTATAAGTACAACAACGAATATTACACCGTGCCCTCAGCACTCTCAAACTCATTTGGAATTACAGGTAACGTAAGTTCAGTTAAAGGCATCTCCGAAGTATGGAACAACTCAGGTAACGTGGTGGAGCAGACCGCTGGCGAGTTGTCACACGGTTTCCTTTGGAACGTATCTGTGGGGGTTAGGTATTCTAACGGTCACGTGATAACCACAGTAACGCCGGGGGACTCACAGTGGAGCGTCGAGATAAAGAACGCTCAGACAGGAGCTACAGTCTTCTCATCTCCTGTGAACGGATCATATGAGTCGTTCAGTGAGACACTACCCCAAGGATACTTCATTGCCACTTTCCAACTTGATGCAGGGTCATCCGTGATTTACTCAGCTCAGTCGTCCTTCTCTACCGTTGACGACGCTTCGGTAACCGTTAGATCCGTAGTACCTTACTTCTACGAGAATGGACTAAGTGAACCATCGAACAGTACTATCTATGTGTCTTTACCATCTACGATTTCCTTCCCTACATCGTACCCAATATCTAACGGAGAGAGGCTCTTCTTACTTTACTCTACTGTAAATGGGAATAGAGAAGGGGATGTGGTGAACATCACTACTCCAGGAGTTTACACGATCTCTACCACCTATGTCCTCCAATACGAGGTTGGATTTCCTTTTAACGTCTCGCTGACGTCCAACGGAGAAATGGAAAACTTCAAGAACGGTTGGGTTGACGCTAACTCCTCCATCGTTGTGCCGTCACAGATAGACTACATCGCTCCTGGAACTAGGGCTATAGTCTCTCCGATAAACTTCACAGCATATACCCCGATAAACGTTTCATTACACTACGAGGAACAGTACCTTGTCAAGTTCCCGTTCAACCTCACTTTCTATGTGGGTAATTCTAGCTACTTCCTTAACTCCACATGGGTTGACAGAGGTTCGTCCCTGATTATTCCATCACAGATACATTACGTTACAGAAGAGGAAAGATACGCTGTAGATTCCTCAAAGTTTGAGGTCACGAGCCCCATAAACTTCACTCCTGTCTATGCGATCCAGTACTTGGTGAAGTTCCCGTTCAACCTCTCTGTCTCAGTGAATGGGACAGTGATGAAGTTCTCTAACGCATGGATAAACGGCTCCTCCGTCGTAGTATCTAGCCCGCAACAAGTTTACATAAAACCCGGGGTAATGTATAACGTGAGTCCTTTCTCCTTCCAGGTCAAAGGGCCATTGAACTACACGCCTTCATACAAGGTTTATTACTACTTAAGTGTGACCTCTTCGGTCCCCGCCCAGTTAAACGGTGTGAACTCAACAGTTACCAGCGGATACTACATGAACGGGACTGAACTCAAGGTCTTCAAAGTTTACTACGTGAACTCAGGAGAGAGGTTAGTGATAAACAGTAACGTGTCTTCCTTGACGCTGACCTCTCCTGTCTACGTGAAAGTGACATACACGAAGCAGTATTACCTCTCACTGCCCTTCAATATGACCTTCTATCTTAACGGTGAGAAATACACCGGTACAACGCTCTGGGTCAACGCAAGCACATCGGTGAAGGTCCCGCAACAGTACATTTACATTAGCAACGTAGAGAGATACAACGTCACCGGGAAGTCCTTCGTGATGAACGAGAGCGAGAGTGTGAAGTTGCCTTATGTAGTGGAATACCTAGTGAAAGTGAACGGAAACTCCACATGGTACCCTGCAGGGAGTACGTTAACACTTAACGCACCTCAAGGCTTCTTCCAGACGGTGACATGGAACGGGACTTACCACGAGCCCAATGGAGCTACATTGAAGGTAGACCAACCAATCACTGAAAACTCCGTGACCTCCCTGAACTACGTAAACGTAGGGATCGTGGTAGCGATAGTCGTCCTCGCGATAGCCTTACTCGTAGCAGTATTTATTAAGAGAAAACCCAAGGCCCAGTGA
- a CDS encoding molybdopterin-dependent oxidoreductase, whose amino-acid sequence MVIACTRDCYDTCVFDSSHKVLPTFPFEGFTCSRGIADMKRNSVNRVKDFMIDGSIATMDEAVRKVVKEIKARKPTEIIHVDYDGNQGLLTWYFPARFWNAIHSAITDYSICSSEGHLAISKVYGSSFGATPEDFSKADSFVIWGSDPKTSFIHGWKLMKGKYKVTVDVRLSPTAKESDRAIIIKPSSDAFLALGVLKSLHEMGYSDEIPTPWEVIEEETGVRRREVEELASVYEERKPLTVIGFALGRTFQGGKAISMISAIPSLLGIKRGFYYSNSSYGINFSYLRGTSKASRVVGMADVYKEVEKGNITFMFVWNSNPLHSLPGSDRIAEAVEEGRLFLVVHDPFMNETAKIANVVIPAPTYLEKEDVVYSYWHRYLVYNKPILPKSGVDEITLMRALAREMEVTDESVWEDPWVAVEKATGVNIQELKFKGVMKLPEPEFRKPRLEIPALERVPKGKVLVFGSHPNFTNSQFKEIYGRKEPVAFNSSLEGIGYLRSKWGKIRVKFVKVDDVPDGVIFMFKSNLFDLDGKPVNSIIGNEKGESGTPLLNFTLVQTEIEKEHEEQVKEEVNCC is encoded by the coding sequence ATGGTAATAGCCTGCACTAGAGACTGTTACGACACGTGCGTTTTCGACTCCTCGCATAAGGTTCTACCCACGTTTCCTTTTGAAGGCTTCACTTGCTCTAGGGGAATCGCTGACATGAAGAGGAACTCCGTGAACAGAGTGAAGGACTTCATGATTGACGGTTCGATAGCGACAATGGATGAGGCAGTGAGGAAAGTAGTCAAGGAGATTAAGGCGAGGAAGCCAACTGAGATAATTCACGTTGACTATGACGGAAATCAGGGCCTATTAACTTGGTACTTTCCAGCCAGGTTCTGGAACGCAATACATTCTGCAATCACTGACTACTCGATCTGTAGCTCCGAAGGTCATCTAGCGATCTCTAAAGTCTACGGTTCCTCTTTCGGTGCTACACCAGAGGACTTCTCGAAAGCTGACTCCTTCGTGATCTGGGGTTCAGACCCAAAGACCAGCTTCATTCATGGCTGGAAACTCATGAAGGGGAAATATAAGGTAACCGTGGATGTGAGGCTTTCTCCAACGGCGAAGGAGAGCGATAGAGCAATCATCATAAAGCCCTCATCCGACGCCTTTCTGGCCCTCGGAGTCCTGAAGTCGCTTCATGAAATGGGATACAGCGACGAGATACCCACTCCCTGGGAAGTCATAGAGGAAGAGACAGGGGTAAGGAGACGTGAAGTAGAAGAGTTAGCTTCAGTCTACGAGGAGAGGAAACCCCTTACGGTCATAGGCTTCGCGTTGGGAAGGACGTTCCAAGGAGGAAAGGCAATTTCCATGATATCCGCCATTCCTTCGTTGCTGGGCATCAAGAGGGGTTTTTATTACTCCAACTCTAGTTACGGGATAAATTTCTCTTACCTCAGAGGTACGTCAAAGGCTTCCAGAGTTGTCGGTATGGCCGACGTATATAAGGAAGTTGAGAAAGGGAACATTACCTTCATGTTCGTGTGGAACTCCAATCCTTTACATTCCCTTCCTGGATCGGATAGGATAGCAGAGGCTGTTGAGGAAGGGAGGCTCTTCCTAGTAGTCCATGACCCTTTCATGAACGAGACCGCAAAGATAGCTAACGTGGTGATTCCTGCACCGACTTATCTCGAGAAGGAAGACGTGGTATACAGCTACTGGCATAGGTACTTGGTTTACAATAAACCGATCCTTCCGAAGTCAGGAGTCGACGAGATAACTCTCATGAGAGCCCTCGCAAGGGAAATGGAAGTTACCGACGAGTCAGTATGGGAAGACCCTTGGGTAGCAGTGGAGAAAGCTACGGGAGTAAACATACAGGAATTGAAATTTAAGGGTGTGATGAAGCTTCCTGAACCCGAGTTTAGGAAGCCTCGCTTGGAGATACCAGCTCTCGAGAGGGTACCAAAGGGGAAAGTGTTAGTCTTCGGATCACATCCAAATTTCACTAACTCTCAGTTCAAGGAGATATATGGAAGGAAGGAACCAGTTGCTTTCAACTCCAGTTTAGAGGGGATAGGGTACCTTAGAAGTAAATGGGGGAAAATTAGGGTGAAGTTCGTGAAGGTAGATGACGTCCCTGACGGGGTCATATTCATGTTCAAGAGCAATCTCTTTGACTTAGACGGTAAACCGGTGAATTCGATAATAGGAAACGAAAAGGGAGAATCGGGAACTCCTTTACTGAACTTCACTTTAGTTCAAACGGAAATAGAGAAAGAGCATGAGGAACAGGTCAAGGAAGAGGTCAATTGTTGCTGA
- a CDS encoding DEAD/DEAH box helicase, producing MDWVEGFKDVLEKTLGFSMYPYQERVTQDVIDALNKSRFVVISMPTGSGKTVVELAIAYYLTTKGHRNVIALEPTRLLCDQMYHNFWSKVFDNVGVEYEGECTSFNQNKSVVVSTPFTSAKCSPKVDSLVVDEVHHAFGDPRYSDAIVEMNPKFLVGFTALLPNSRRYKLDTKVYSKFGSPVVLTYDFKTLAEIDPSFKPPKAIADLFDSEMDGLEDVAYEAMMMGKVKGNKDTVKFLETTLYSYGKRAFCDSLERLGNKVGEHPALQGLCNSEGMSHKARALKQVLSTYKVEDFSPVLIFTSRKATASEFETTLVSMGGRVKVLTGDASKEERKEIVDEAKRGDVDVIVSTIVGEEGVDIPEAKLLVMTDVPQSPLRFYQRLGRLIRKGEDGEGGIKYLVVTLTPKTPEYDNLDEAMRNLFNEGVDVSYIVEKKGGKGPVARVVDIIEKSDGEISFLEVTHGKDISLEEYMMRTGDKKTSDKNALFYEFLTSKSKVKEIGEFSDYLDRAIRGGDVFYYYDVEKTGEILSKALLGKYCSLCYGEVCSKVCDPWTQRIGTIKSFSLGKKELMRGLARMALKDKKDEVIATLSKSAEEEKTEIERMGKEFLLNVSESFNKTNNALTLTLAFTAHSDDITVYPKVKISYYDVESEDMRRIATVNCRAIGYHAGLLFYKTLETSKGGER from the coding sequence ATGGATTGGGTTGAAGGGTTCAAAGACGTCCTAGAGAAAACTCTTGGATTTTCAATGTATCCTTATCAAGAAAGGGTAACCCAGGACGTAATTGACGCATTGAACAAGTCCAGGTTCGTCGTAATTTCCATGCCTACAGGGTCTGGGAAAACAGTGGTCGAACTGGCTATAGCGTATTACCTCACCACCAAGGGTCATAGGAACGTGATAGCGTTAGAGCCGACCAGGCTTCTCTGTGACCAGATGTACCACAATTTCTGGAGCAAGGTGTTCGACAACGTCGGAGTCGAGTACGAGGGCGAATGCACAAGCTTCAACCAGAACAAGTCAGTCGTGGTCTCAACTCCGTTCACTTCAGCTAAATGTTCTCCGAAGGTAGATTCCCTAGTAGTAGACGAGGTACACCACGCTTTTGGGGATCCTAGATATTCGGACGCAATTGTAGAAATGAACCCAAAGTTTCTGGTCGGGTTCACTGCCTTGCTCCCCAATAGCAGGAGATACAAGTTAGATACAAAGGTCTACAGCAAGTTCGGGTCCCCTGTAGTCCTCACCTACGACTTCAAGACTCTAGCCGAGATAGACCCTTCCTTTAAGCCACCTAAGGCAATAGCTGACCTCTTCGATTCCGAGATGGACGGGCTGGAGGATGTGGCGTACGAGGCAATGATGATGGGTAAAGTAAAGGGAAACAAGGACACCGTGAAGTTCCTGGAGACTACCCTTTACAGCTACGGGAAGAGGGCTTTCTGCGACAGTCTGGAAAGGCTTGGAAATAAGGTAGGAGAACACCCTGCCCTTCAGGGCCTGTGTAACAGCGAAGGGATGAGCCATAAGGCAAGAGCACTGAAACAAGTCCTCTCTACTTATAAAGTGGAAGACTTCAGTCCCGTCCTCATCTTCACCTCCAGGAAAGCGACGGCGAGCGAATTCGAAACTACTCTGGTCTCCATGGGAGGGAGGGTCAAGGTGTTGACAGGGGACGCCAGCAAGGAGGAGAGGAAGGAGATAGTCGACGAGGCTAAGAGGGGAGACGTAGACGTAATAGTCTCAACTATAGTAGGAGAAGAGGGCGTGGACATACCGGAGGCGAAGCTCTTAGTCATGACGGATGTACCTCAAAGTCCCCTCCGTTTCTATCAGAGGTTAGGGAGACTCATTAGGAAGGGAGAGGACGGAGAAGGAGGAATCAAGTACCTCGTAGTTACCTTGACTCCGAAGACTCCAGAATACGACAACCTTGACGAAGCAATGAGGAACTTATTCAACGAAGGCGTTGACGTTAGCTATATCGTAGAGAAAAAGGGAGGCAAAGGTCCTGTTGCTAGGGTCGTGGACATAATCGAGAAGTCCGATGGGGAGATATCCTTCCTGGAAGTCACTCACGGGAAAGATATATCACTGGAAGAATATATGATGAGGACGGGGGACAAGAAGACTAGCGATAAGAACGCTCTATTCTACGAGTTCTTAACCTCCAAGAGCAAGGTGAAGGAAATTGGCGAGTTCTCGGACTACTTAGATAGAGCCATCAGAGGGGGAGACGTCTTTTACTATTACGATGTAGAGAAAACAGGAGAAATATTGTCGAAGGCCCTCCTTGGGAAATACTGCAGTCTGTGCTACGGTGAGGTCTGTAGTAAGGTGTGTGACCCGTGGACTCAAAGGATAGGGACGATCAAGTCGTTCTCTTTAGGTAAGAAGGAGCTCATGAGGGGATTGGCTCGGATGGCCCTCAAGGACAAAAAGGACGAGGTAATAGCAACTCTCTCTAAAAGCGCGGAGGAAGAAAAAACAGAAATCGAGAGGATGGGAAAGGAGTTCCTGTTAAATGTGAGCGAAAGTTTCAACAAGACCAATAACGCACTTACGTTGACTTTGGCTTTCACTGCCCATTCAGACGACATTACCGTTTACCCGAAAGTGAAGATAAGTTACTACGACGTAGAGAGCGAAGACATGAGGAGAATAGCTACTGTTAACTGCAGGGCTATAGGGTATCACGCTGGTCTTCTATTTTACAAGACACTGGAAACTTCTAAGGGAGGCGAGAGGTAA
- a CDS encoding DUF1453 family protein: MYTNYTYQQSELFYGIIIALLITFSSLRSLRGRKVKPFNLFTRPLIYVILGLLILLTDISPLVLVAVILGSILGILLGDRFGKGSQVFLDQGEIFYKRSPIILAIWLSSYIARVLMYPYLGSSLLYVVSIALDFLLFMSGFMLLGESIYVFREYSKLKRAYS, translated from the coding sequence ATGTATACAAATTATACGTATCAGCAGTCGGAACTTTTTTATGGAATAATCATAGCTCTGCTCATAACTTTCTCTTCCCTGAGGTCTCTGAGGGGAAGGAAGGTGAAACCGTTTAACCTCTTTACAAGACCATTAATCTACGTTATCTTGGGACTCCTCATTCTCCTTACCGATATTTCCCCATTAGTCTTAGTCGCGGTTATACTAGGTTCGATCCTTGGAATCCTCCTAGGCGATAGATTCGGTAAAGGTTCACAAGTTTTCCTAGACCAGGGGGAAATTTTTTACAAAAGATCTCCAATTATACTAGCTATCTGGTTAAGCTCTTATATTGCAAGAGTCCTCATGTATCCCTACTTGGGCTCTAGCTTACTATATGTTGTTAGTATAGCGTTGGACTTTCTCCTTTTCATGTCAGGGTTCATGTTGTTGGGTGAATCCATATATGTGTTCAGGGAGTATTCCAAACTGAAGCGCGCTTACAGTTAG